Proteins encoded in a region of the Streptomyces sp. NBC_00258 genome:
- a CDS encoding helix-turn-helix transcriptional regulator → MTPQPQNGTELGRFLRARRARVTPGQAGLPTGAGPRRTPGLRREELATLTGISIDYYTRLERGKETRPSPSVVDALARGLLLEQDEIDHLRNLAALAARRPPEPPAAPSRAVRPGVRLLLESLRPSPAYVVSRTNDLLAANPAGLRLFAGIEEWPVKQRNIARYVFLHPAARDLFHDWGTQVRACVAHLRALAGTDPDSPDLTRLVGELLLKSPEFARLWERYDVRSRSYGRKTFHHPEVGELTLGFESLRLEGTPGHRLLAYNAEPGTPEHDAVALLDLLAHEPASRPATPGTASSASS, encoded by the coding sequence ATGACACCTCAGCCGCAGAACGGCACCGAGCTGGGCCGCTTCCTGCGCGCCCGCCGGGCCCGGGTGACCCCCGGGCAGGCCGGACTGCCGACCGGCGCCGGTCCGCGCCGCACCCCTGGCCTGCGCCGAGAGGAACTCGCCACCCTGACCGGCATCAGCATCGACTACTACACCCGGCTGGAGCGCGGCAAGGAGACCCGGCCGAGCCCCTCCGTCGTCGACGCTCTCGCCCGTGGCCTCCTGCTGGAACAGGACGAGATCGACCACCTGCGCAACCTCGCCGCCCTGGCCGCCCGAAGGCCACCGGAGCCGCCGGCCGCACCGAGCAGGGCGGTACGCCCCGGCGTCAGGCTCCTGTTGGAGAGTCTGCGGCCTTCTCCCGCGTACGTGGTCAGCCGTACGAACGACCTGCTCGCCGCCAACCCCGCCGGGCTGAGACTCTTCGCCGGGATCGAGGAGTGGCCGGTCAAGCAGCGCAACATCGCGCGCTATGTCTTCCTCCACCCCGCCGCACGCGACCTGTTCCACGACTGGGGCACCCAGGTCCGTGCCTGCGTGGCCCACCTCCGCGCGCTGGCCGGCACCGACCCCGATTCCCCCGACCTGACCCGGCTGGTCGGCGAACTCCTGCTCAAGAGCCCGGAGTTCGCCCGCCTGTGGGAGCGTTACGACGTCAGGAGCCGCTCGTACGGCAGGAAGACCTTCCACCATCCCGAAGTCGGCGAGCTCACCCTCGGCTTCGAGTCCCTGCGTCTGGAAGGCACTCCCGGCCACCGATTGCTCGCGTACAACGCCGAACCCGGCACCCCGGAGCACGACGCGGTCGCCCTCCTCGACCTCCTGGCTCACGAGCCCGCTTCGCGGCCGGCGACACCGGGCACGGCATCGTCCGCCTCGTCCTGA
- a CDS encoding nuclear transport factor 2 family protein, whose product MHTSPDESTREEVVSAYRAQLRAMTDGDTDALDALLDDGFTLTHITGYEQPKAEWLSQMRAGRFVYHGVAEKTVTVDVEGDTAHLVGRIVTDATVYGTHADWRLQLALTYTREGYTWTAVRSVATTW is encoded by the coding sequence ATGCACACCTCACCCGACGAGAGCACCCGCGAGGAGGTCGTCAGCGCCTACCGCGCCCAGCTGCGGGCGATGACCGACGGTGACACCGACGCCTTGGACGCCCTGCTCGACGACGGCTTCACACTCACCCACATCACCGGGTATGAACAGCCCAAGGCCGAGTGGCTCTCGCAGATGAGAGCCGGCCGGTTCGTCTACCACGGTGTCGCAGAGAAGACAGTCACCGTCGACGTGGAGGGCGACACGGCCCACCTCGTCGGCCGGATCGTCACCGACGCGACGGTCTACGGCACGCATGCCGACTGGCGGCTGCAACTGGCCCTGACCTACACCCGCGAGGGCTACACCTGGACCGCGGTGCGCTCGGTCGCCACCACTTGGTGA
- a CDS encoding Na+/H+ antiporter — protein MIGLELVVVLGVAVLLGNALGDRFRIAPPIVLLAFGALLGFVPALREVDLPPEAVLLIFLPVLLYWESLTTSLREIRRDLRGIILMSTVLVIGTAGAVATVAHELGLAWGPAWVLGAAVAPTDATAVGVLAKSLPRRNVTLLRAESLINDGTALVVFGLAVGITVGEEHFTVPHVTGLFALSYVGGAAAGALTAWLVIKARRVFDDPLLGNVAMILTPFTAYLLAELIEASGVLAAVVAGLIMSQAGPRVAGAAMRRQAEESWSLATFLLNGSLFVLVGLQAQSAVRSLHGSDLTQALIAVGVVSAVVVAARFAFNFTFPYLIRLLDRRPQQRLRRMNYRARVVTSIAGFRGAVSLAVALSVPMTLDSGAPFPDRDTIVFVTSGVIVTTLVVQGLLLPIVVRWARLPRDTSVEEERFLAESTATEEALKALPEVAEELGTDPAVAERMRQEYETHLLVVRAGGGETDASDKEDVLRHDRHYTALRLALLAHKRATVLRLRDEHEIDDTVLRQVQRHLDIEEVRLSRRQAAE, from the coding sequence GTGATCGGCCTCGAACTCGTGGTGGTGCTCGGTGTGGCGGTGCTCCTGGGCAACGCCCTCGGCGACCGCTTCCGGATCGCCCCACCCATCGTGCTACTCGCCTTCGGCGCGCTGCTCGGCTTCGTACCCGCGCTGCGGGAGGTGGACCTGCCGCCGGAGGCGGTGCTGCTCATCTTCCTTCCGGTGCTGCTGTACTGGGAGAGCCTGACCACCTCGCTGCGGGAGATCCGCCGGGACCTGCGCGGCATCATCCTGATGAGCACCGTCCTGGTCATCGGCACCGCCGGAGCCGTCGCGACCGTGGCACACGAACTCGGCCTGGCCTGGGGCCCGGCATGGGTCCTCGGCGCCGCGGTGGCCCCCACCGACGCGACTGCCGTCGGCGTCCTCGCCAAGTCACTGCCCCGCCGCAACGTGACGCTGCTGCGTGCCGAAAGCCTCATCAACGACGGCACCGCGCTAGTCGTCTTCGGTCTCGCCGTCGGCATCACGGTCGGCGAGGAGCACTTCACCGTCCCGCACGTCACCGGGCTGTTCGCCCTCTCCTACGTCGGTGGAGCCGCGGCCGGAGCGCTGACCGCGTGGCTGGTGATCAAAGCGCGCCGGGTCTTCGACGACCCGCTGCTGGGCAACGTCGCGATGATCCTCACCCCGTTCACCGCCTACCTGCTCGCCGAACTGATCGAAGCCTCCGGGGTCCTCGCGGCCGTCGTGGCGGGCCTGATCATGAGCCAGGCCGGCCCGCGCGTGGCGGGAGCCGCGATGCGCCGGCAGGCGGAGGAGTCCTGGTCGCTTGCCACCTTCCTGCTCAACGGCTCTCTGTTCGTCCTGGTCGGTCTGCAGGCGCAGTCGGCCGTGCGCAGCCTGCACGGCAGCGACCTCACCCAGGCCCTCATCGCCGTCGGGGTGGTCTCCGCCGTGGTCGTCGCCGCGCGCTTCGCCTTCAACTTCACCTTCCCGTACCTGATCCGCCTCCTCGACCGTCGCCCGCAGCAGCGCCTGCGCCGCATGAACTATCGCGCCCGGGTGGTCACGTCGATCGCGGGCTTCCGTGGTGCGGTGTCGCTGGCGGTGGCCCTGTCGGTACCGATGACGCTCGACTCGGGCGCCCCCTTCCCCGACCGGGACACGATCGTCTTCGTCACCTCCGGTGTCATCGTGACCACGCTGGTCGTGCAGGGTCTGCTGCTGCCGATCGTGGTGCGCTGGGCCCGGCTGCCCCGCGACACATCGGTGGAAGAGGAGCGTTTCCTCGCCGAGTCGACCGCCACCGAGGAGGCCCTCAAGGCCCTTCCGGAAGTCGCCGAGGAGCTGGGCACCGACCCTGCCGTCGCCGAACGCATGCGCCAGGAGTACGAGACCCACCTGCTCGTCGTCCGCGCGGGCGGCGGAGAGACCGATGCCTCCGACAAGGAGGACGTCCTGCGCCACGACCGGCACTACACCGCGCTGCGTCTGGCCCTCCTGGCCCACAAACGCGCCACCGTGCTCCGACTGCGTGACGAGCACGAGATCGACGACACCGTGCTGCGTCAGGTCCAACGTCACCTCGACATCGAAGAAGTACGGCTGTCCCGACGCCAAGCCGCCGAGTGA
- a CDS encoding DUF2255 family protein, with product MTTTAPWTDDELDRVGSAEELEVASLRRDGELSSRRTIWGVRVGDDIYVRSVNGPTSAWFRGTRVRHEGRVEAGGVEKDVAFEDADGEINDAVDTAYRTKYGRYSANTIQRITSANAGSTTMRLLPR from the coding sequence ATGACCACCACTGCTCCCTGGACCGACGACGAACTCGACCGGGTCGGATCGGCCGAGGAACTGGAGGTCGCCTCCCTGCGCCGGGACGGCGAGCTGAGCAGTCGGCGCACGATCTGGGGCGTGCGCGTGGGCGACGACATCTACGTCCGCTCCGTGAACGGCCCCACCTCCGCCTGGTTCCGCGGCACCCGAGTCCGCCACGAGGGCCGTGTCGAGGCCGGCGGGGTCGAGAAGGACGTGGCGTTCGAGGACGCCGACGGGGAGATCAACGACGCGGTCGACACCGCCTACCGCACCAAGTACGGCCGATACTCCGCCAACACCATCCAGCGCATCACGAGCGCCAACGCGGGCTCGACGACCATGCGGCTCCTGCCTCGCTGA
- a CDS encoding NAD(P)-dependent alcohol dehydrogenase, protein MLTVNAYSATAAAEPLAPTTVERRDVGPHDVLIEIKYCGICHSDISHARSEWGEQVYPIVPGHEIAGVVTDVGPEVGRFAVGDRVGVGCLVESCRECESCLKGEEQYCLKGNTLTYGGIDKDGTVTQGGYSTHVVVTEDFVVRIPEGIDLDEAAPLLCAGITTYSPLHRWGAGPGKKVAVIGLGGLGHMAVKLAHAMGAEVTVLSQSLKKMDDGLRLGADHYHATSDPATFEQLAGTFDLIVNTVSAKLDLDAYLGLLAVNGALVNVGAPAEPLCVQVFSLIMRGRSFAGSLIGGIRETQEMLDFCAEHGIGSEIEVIPADKINEAYERVLASDVRYRFVIDTSTLA, encoded by the coding sequence ATGCTCACCGTCAACGCGTACTCCGCAACGGCCGCTGCCGAACCCCTCGCGCCGACCACCGTCGAGCGTCGTGACGTCGGACCGCACGACGTCCTCATCGAGATCAAGTACTGCGGCATCTGCCACTCCGACATCAGCCACGCCCGCAGCGAGTGGGGCGAGCAGGTCTACCCGATCGTGCCCGGCCACGAGATCGCCGGCGTCGTCACGGACGTCGGCCCGGAGGTCGGTAGGTTCGCCGTCGGCGACCGGGTCGGCGTCGGCTGTCTGGTCGAGTCCTGCCGCGAGTGCGAGTCGTGCCTGAAGGGCGAGGAGCAGTACTGCCTGAAGGGCAACACCCTCACCTACGGCGGCATCGACAAGGACGGCACGGTCACCCAGGGCGGCTACTCCACGCACGTCGTGGTCACCGAGGACTTCGTCGTCCGCATCCCCGAGGGCATCGACCTCGACGAGGCGGCCCCGCTGCTGTGCGCCGGCATCACGACGTACTCCCCGCTGCACCGCTGGGGCGCGGGACCCGGCAAGAAGGTCGCCGTCATCGGTCTCGGCGGCCTGGGCCACATGGCCGTCAAGCTCGCGCACGCGATGGGCGCCGAGGTCACCGTGCTGTCCCAGTCGCTGAAGAAGATGGACGACGGCCTGCGCCTCGGCGCCGACCACTACCACGCGACCAGTGACCCGGCCACTTTCGAGCAGTTGGCGGGCACGTTCGACCTGATCGTCAACACGGTCAGCGCGAAGCTCGACCTCGACGCCTACCTCGGTCTGCTGGCCGTGAACGGCGCCCTGGTCAACGTCGGCGCGCCCGCGGAGCCGCTGTGCGTCCAGGTGTTCTCGCTGATCATGCGCGGGCGGTCGTTCGCCGGTTCGCTGATCGGCGGCATCCGGGAGACCCAGGAGATGCTCGACTTCTGCGCCGAGCACGGCATCGGCTCCGAGATCGAGGTCATCCCGGCCGACAAGATCAACGAGGCGTACGAGCGTGTCCTCGCCTCCGACGTGCGCTACCGCTTCGTGATCGACACCTCGACGCTGGCCTGA
- a CDS encoding DUF2255 family protein translates to MTSTSAWTSQELDSIEHAEELEIASVRRGGELGSRRTIWVVRVGDGIYVRSVNGPGSDWYRGTRARQEGRIQAGGVEKAVTIIDAGDEANDAVDTAYRTKYGHYAAYIVKAITSPEASSTTMRLEPRRPRSAD, encoded by the coding sequence ATGACCTCGACCTCGGCCTGGACGAGCCAGGAGCTCGACAGCATCGAACACGCGGAGGAACTGGAGATCGCCTCCGTGCGGCGCGGCGGCGAACTGGGCAGCCGACGGACGATCTGGGTCGTCCGCGTCGGCGACGGCATCTACGTCCGTTCGGTCAACGGCCCCGGCTCCGACTGGTACCGCGGCACCCGGGCCCGCCAGGAGGGCCGTATCCAGGCCGGCGGGGTCGAGAAGGCCGTCACGATCATCGACGCCGGCGACGAGGCCAACGACGCCGTGGACACCGCGTACCGGACCAAGTACGGGCACTACGCCGCGTACATCGTCAAGGCCATCACCAGCCCCGAGGCGAGCTCCACCACGATGCGGCTCGAACCCCGCCGGCCGCGCTCGGCCGACTGA